One Nocardia iowensis DNA window includes the following coding sequences:
- a CDS encoding BtrH N-terminal domain-containing protein codes for MTTALATHGDKLTCFTAALASALVARGVNRWWRPLLAGGPTLAVSPAEDDLLLFEHDGTPPLPALGLRVNGADDWATAYHALEEQVAEHGSVVLLADIFHLPWQRGHQRWHAPHWLAIVETIDGWLVEDPLTMTTELGPQTGQRVPVLSAAELRGWSTGLGAGDTVALLREQAMAGSRDIHIGRTYRWLEAQPSEPSPPREGRLVGADALVALASRYQFASTPDDFTQLDDLWQALRQRELLLWAAEFDPEVLDAAGRDHWERAVAQWRKLPPLLMHARMRAAAGGTVQTGLIAETLLSLAEYEGKHLAFAHNPHVAGE; via the coding sequence GTGGCCCGAGGGGTGAACCGGTGGTGGCGGCCACTGCTCGCGGGCGGGCCGACGCTCGCGGTGAGCCCGGCCGAGGACGACCTGTTGCTGTTCGAGCACGACGGCACCCCGCCGCTGCCCGCCCTCGGGCTGCGGGTGAACGGTGCCGACGACTGGGCAACGGCGTACCACGCCCTCGAAGAGCAAGTGGCCGAGCATGGTTCGGTTGTACTGCTGGCCGACATCTTCCACCTGCCCTGGCAGCGCGGGCACCAGCGCTGGCACGCCCCGCACTGGCTGGCCATCGTCGAAACCATCGACGGCTGGCTGGTGGAGGATCCGCTGACGATGACCACCGAGCTCGGGCCGCAAACCGGACAACGGGTTCCGGTGCTCTCGGCGGCCGAACTGCGCGGGTGGTCGACCGGCCTCGGTGCCGGTGACACGGTCGCATTGCTGCGCGAACAGGCGATGGCCGGTTCGCGCGACATCCACATCGGCCGCACCTATCGGTGGCTCGAAGCCCAGCCGAGCGAGCCATCGCCGCCACGCGAGGGCCGCCTGGTGGGAGCCGACGCGCTGGTCGCACTGGCCAGCCGCTACCAGTTCGCCTCGACACCGGACGATTTCACCCAACTCGACGATCTGTGGCAGGCACTGCGCCAACGCGAGCTGCTGCTGTGGGCCGCCGAATTCGACCCGGAGGTGCTCGACGCCGCCGGACGCGACCACTGGGAACGCGCTGTCGCACAGTGGCGCAAGCTTCCGCCATTGCTGATGCACGCCCGAATGCGGGCCGCCGCAGGCGGAACCGTGCAGACCGGGCTCATCGCCGAGACATTGCTGTCGCTCGCCGAATACGAGGGCAAGCACCTCGCGTTCGCGCACAACCCGCACGTGGCGGGGGAGTAG